A part of Neovison vison isolate M4711 chromosome 8, ASM_NN_V1, whole genome shotgun sequence genomic DNA contains:
- the GFRA4 gene encoding GDNF family receptor alpha-4, with the protein MGLCLAPALLLLLLQLLGSPGSAGRNRCLDAAEACTADARCERLRTEYVAQCLGRVGAGGCPRARCRRALRRFFARGPPALTHALLFCPCATAACAERRRQTFVPACAFAGPGPTPPSCLAPLDACEHSRICGPRLLAFQASCSPAPSAPDGCLLDEAPSCLRAYAGLVGTAVTPNYVDNASARVAPWCDCGASGNRREECEAFRGLFTRNRCLDGAIQAFDSGWSPILKNQPDVRQDPEHSLLQIAHWQSLSRALGETVALVSSP; encoded by the exons ATGGGCCTGTGCTTGGCGCCtgcgctgctgctgctgctgctgcagctgctgg GGTCACCTGGCTCGGCCGGACGGAACCGATGTCTGGACGCGGCCGAGGCGTGCACAGCGGATGCGCGGTGCGAGCGGCTGCGCACCGAGTACGTGGCTCAGTGCTTGGGTCGGGTCGGGGCCGGAGGCTGCCCCCGCGCCCGCTGCCGCCGCGCCCTGCGCCGCTTCTTTGCCCGCGGGCCTCCCGCGCTCACCCACGCGCTGCTCTTCTGCCCGTGCGCCACCGCCGCGTGCGCCGAGCGCCGGCGCCAGACCTTCGTGCCAGCCTGCGCCTTCGCGGGGCCCGGGCCGACGCCGCCCTCCTGCCTCGCACCCTTAGACGCCTGCGAACACAGCCGGATCTGCGG GCCCCGCCTCCTGGCCTTCCAGGCCTCCTGCTCGCCCGCCCCCAGCGCCCCCGACGGCTGCCTGCTGGATGAGGCCCCCAGCTGCCTGCGTGCCTACGCAGGCCTCGTGG GCACCGCCGTCACTCCCAACTATGTGGACAACGCGAGCGCGCGCGTGGCGCCTTGGTGCGACTGCGGAGCCAGCGGAAACCGGCGTGAGGAGTGCGAAGCCTTCCGGGGGCTCTTCACCAGGAACCGCTGCTTGG ATGGTGCCATACAGGCCTTTGACAGTGGGTGGTCTCCAATCCTGAAGAACCAGCCAGATGTCCGCCAGGACCCTGAGCACAGCCTTCTGCAA ATAGCCCACTGGCAGTCTCTCTCGCGTGCTCTCGGGGAGACTGTGGCCCTGGTGTCATCCCCGTGA